One stretch of Maylandia zebra isolate NMK-2024a linkage group LG13, Mzebra_GT3a, whole genome shotgun sequence DNA includes these proteins:
- the ifngr1l gene encoding interferon gamma receptor 1-like precursor (The RefSeq protein has 10 substitutions, 1 non-frameshifting indel compared to this genomic sequence), with protein sequence MESFHAVFLYFSWMTVVASSVLPPVNVTLQCRNFHNVLKWSYPEDTTGLQFRLDIGAFLYPPDSRTWMTPALQANLSSLSHPKDSYYVAVTAVVNGSESEPAPSDDGITFSYFHENLVGTKCYLDLPHVNVTAQRDNKVHISFENPIFFHCQKMKKNRKKCFKDNDSLDSFFKVKILNQTYSFNCEERVCEKTLPVDAAQEEHCVNITGLTSQGILVKSTQLYCDEPFHKPLQSNFTAIYVVSFILAVATFGVILFMAYQKITKPEPSSFEPSSVKPWVPKPSIWPTSTPESVTVDPVECLERCDEVEPSSPTPLLPQTEEEDRTGITDYDFRLPIGVSDNGDMSNVIEEGPGYMVGNTDLGDEDPGSGDEDPGSGYERRDTVVVALGPDELAKGYRGPVTSE encoded by the exons tgcTGCCACCAGTGAATGTAACCCTTCAGTGTCGGAATTTCCATAACGTGCTGAAGTGGAGCTACCCTGAAGACACAACTGGGCTCCAATTCAGATTGGACATTGGCGCATTTCTATA TCCCCCTGACAGTCGCACGTGGATGACTCCAGCTCTTCAAGCCAATCTGTCGTCCCTCTCACACCCAAAAGACAGCTATTATGTCGCCGTAACTGCTGTGGTTAACGGTAGTGAGTCTGAACCTGCCCCGTCAGACGATGGAATCACTTTCAGCTATTTCCACGAAAATCTAGTTGGAacaaagt GTTATTTGGATCTTCCACATGTTAACGTCACGGCCCAGCGAGATAACAAGGTCCATATCAGCTTTGAGAATCCCATTTTCTTTCATTgccaaaagatgaaaaaaaatagaaagaaatgttttaaagaCAATGACAGCCTGGATTCTTTCTTTAAAGTCAAGATCCTCAATCAG ACCTACTCATTTAACTGTGAAGAAAGAGTGTGTGAGAAGACACTGCCAGTGGATGCAGCACAAGAGGAACACTGTGTGAACATCACCGGACTAACATCACAAGGAATATTGGTTAAATCTACACAACTGTACTGTGATGAGCCATTCCACAAACCATTACAAAGCA ATTTTACCGCCGTCTACGTCGTGAGTGTTATactggctgtggctacattcgGGGTGATCCTGTTCATGGCATACCAAAAAATTACCAAGCCTGAACCTTCTTTCATCAAATCTT TTTGTGTCTAGGTCCCTAAACCCTCTATCTGGCCCACGAGTACACCCGAATCGGTGACTGTTGACCCTGTGGAGTGTTTAGAGAGGTGTGATGAAGTGGAGCCTTCCTCGCCCACACCTTTACTCCCACAGacagaagaggaggacaggACCGGAATTACCGATTATGACTTACGCTTGCCCATCAGGGTGTCGGACAATGGAGATATGTCTAATGTCATAGAGGAGGGTCCTGGTTACATGGTAGGCAACACCGATTTAGGTGATGAGGATCCTGGTTCTGGTGATGAGGATCCTGGTTCTGGTTATGAGAGGCGTGATACAGTGGTGGTGGCGCTGGGTCCAGATGAATTGGCTAAGGGCTACCGAGGCCCAGTCACATCTGAGTAA
- the ifngr1l gene encoding growth/differentiation factor 10b isoform X1 gives MESFHAVFLYFSWMTVVASSVLPPVNVTLQCRNFHNVLKWSYPEDTTGLQFRLDIGAFLYPPDSRTWMTPALQANLSSLSHPKDSYYVAVTAVVNGSESEPAPSDDGITFSYFHENLVGTKCYLDLPHVNVTAQRDNKVHISFENPIFFHCQKMKKNRKKCFKDNDSLDSFFKVKILNQTYSFNCEERVCEKTLPVDAAQEEHCVNITGLTSQGILVKSTQLYCDEPFHKPLQSNFTAVYVVSVILAVATFGVILFMAYQKITKPEPSFIKSLVPKPSIWPTSTPESVTVDPVECLERCDEVEPSSPTPLLPQTEEEDRTGITDYDLRLPIRVSDNGDMSNVIEEGPGYMVGNTDLGDEDPGSGDEDPGSGYERRDTVVVALGPDELAKGYRGPVTSE, from the exons tgcTGCCACCAGTGAATGTAACCCTTCAGTGTCGGAATTTCCATAACGTGCTGAAGTGGAGCTACCCTGAAGACACAACTGGGCTCCAATTCAGATTGGACATTGGCGCATTTCTATA TCCCCCTGACAGTCGCACGTGGATGACTCCAGCTCTTCAAGCCAATCTGTCGTCCCTCTCACACCCAAAAGACAGCTATTATGTCGCCGTAACTGCTGTGGTTAACGGTAGTGAGTCTGAACCTGCCCCGTCAGACGATGGAATCACTTTCAGCTATTTCCACGAAAATCTAGTTGGAacaaagt GTTATTTGGATCTTCCACATGTTAACGTCACGGCCCAGCGAGATAACAAGGTCCATATCAGCTTTGAGAATCCCATTTTCTTTCATTgccaaaagatgaaaaaaaatagaaagaaatgttttaaagaCAATGACAGCCTGGATTCTTTCTTTAAAGTCAAGATCCTCAATCAG ACCTACTCATTTAACTGTGAAGAAAGAGTGTGTGAGAAGACACTGCCAGTGGATGCAGCACAAGAGGAACACTGTGTGAACATCACCGGACTAACATCACAAGGAATATTGGTTAAATCTACACAACTGTACTGTGATGAGCCATTCCACAAACCATTACAAAGCA ATTTTACCGCCGTCTACGTCGTGAGTGTTATactggctgtggctacattcgGGGTGATCCTGTTCATGGCATACCAAAAAATTACCAAGCCTGAACCTTCTTTCATCAAATCTTTG GTCCCTAAACCCTCTATCTGGCCCACGAGTACACCCGAATCGGTGACTGTTGACCCTGTGGAGTGTTTAGAGAGGTGTGATGAAGTGGAGCCTTCCTCGCCCACACCTTTACTCCCACAGacagaagaggaggacaggACCGGAATTACCGATTATGACTTACGCTTGCCCATCAGGGTGTCGGACAATGGAGATATGTCTAATGTCATAGAGGAGGGTCCTGGTTACATGGTAGGCAACACCGATTTAGGTGATGAGGATCCTGGTTCTGGTGATGAGGATCCTGGTTCTGGTTATGAGAGGCGTGATACAGTGGTGGTGGCGCTGGGTCCAGATGAATTGGCTAAGGGCTACCGAGGCCCAGTCACATCTGAGTAA